A section of the Streptomyces xinghaiensis S187 genome encodes:
- a CDS encoding SAM-dependent methyltransferase, with translation METGVTDQGFPVEHIDTSRPHPARMYDYYLGGWDNYEVDRAAAEDVMKLAPDTRATARANRAFMQRAVRTVVKAGVRQIIDIGTGIPTSPNTHEIAREIAPDTRVAFVDNDVIVAAHAEAKLTNEGNAAFVHADVREPRTIRDHPTIRRLIDFDQPVALMLVAVLHFIDDASDPEGILAALGEDLPAGSHLILSHVTADFHGESRRRAEGEDVVKVYDRTTAHLTLRDHARILPFFNGYELLDPGLVQATAWRPEEGTGKAGEAGGRTVACYGGVGRKP, from the coding sequence ATGGAGACCGGTGTGACCGACCAGGGTTTCCCTGTCGAACATATCGACACCAGCAGACCGCATCCCGCCCGGATGTACGACTACTACCTCGGGGGATGGGACAACTACGAGGTCGACCGCGCGGCCGCGGAGGACGTCATGAAGCTGGCCCCGGACACCCGGGCCACCGCGCGGGCGAACCGGGCTTTCATGCAGCGGGCCGTGCGGACCGTCGTCAAGGCGGGCGTCCGGCAGATCATCGACATCGGCACCGGCATCCCCACCTCGCCCAACACCCATGAGATCGCACGGGAGATCGCGCCGGACACCCGGGTGGCATTCGTCGATAACGACGTCATCGTGGCGGCCCACGCGGAGGCCAAGCTGACCAACGAGGGCAACGCCGCCTTCGTCCACGCCGACGTCCGGGAACCGCGCACCATCCGGGACCACCCCACCATCCGCCGGCTCATCGACTTCGACCAGCCGGTGGCCCTGATGCTCGTCGCCGTCCTGCACTTCATCGACGACGCCTCGGACCCGGAGGGCATCCTCGCCGCCCTCGGCGAGGACCTGCCCGCCGGAAGCCATCTCATCCTCAGCCACGTCACCGCCGACTTCCACGGAGAGAGTCGGAGGCGCGCGGAGGGTGAGGATGTCGTCAAGGTCTACGACCGGACCACGGCCCACCTCACCCTGCGCGACCACGCCCGCATCCTGCCCTTCTTCAACGGCTACGAACTGCTCGACCCGGGACTGGTCCAGGCCACGGCCTGGCGTCCCGAGGAGGGGACCGGCAAGGCCGGCGAGGCCGGAGGGCGCACCGTCGCGTGCTACGGAGGCGTGGGCCGCAAGCCCTGA
- a CDS encoding ATP-binding protein yields the protein MAPSHEALRLSRCGGVVARHLEDVFHLPAMSASVCKARRRVLTLLSEWGVDERCRADAELVVSELFTNAVRHTDSVKVTCEIRLTGQRLRLEVTDQGCAETEPRARFSGIDEEGGRGLMLVGALAEEWGVRPDETGRGQVVWACLRRSGRTAAL from the coding sequence GTGGCTCCTTCCCATGAAGCGCTCCGGCTGAGCCGCTGCGGCGGCGTCGTCGCCCGGCATCTCGAGGACGTGTTCCATCTGCCGGCGATGAGCGCCTCGGTCTGCAAGGCCCGGCGGCGTGTCCTCACGCTGCTCTCCGAGTGGGGCGTCGACGAGCGCTGCCGCGCGGACGCCGAACTGGTGGTGTCGGAGCTGTTCACCAACGCCGTGCGGCACACCGACAGCGTGAAGGTGACCTGCGAGATCCGGCTCACCGGACAGCGGCTGCGGCTGGAGGTCACCGACCAGGGCTGCGCGGAGACCGAGCCGCGCGCCCGGTTCTCCGGGATCGACGAGGAGGGCGGGCGCGGGCTGATGCTGGTCGGCGCCCTGGCGGAGGAGTGGGGCGTCCGGCCGGACGAGACCGGGCGCGGCCAGGTGGTCTGGGCCTGTCTGCGCCGCTCCGGGAGAACCGCCGCCCTCTGA
- a CDS encoding helix-turn-helix domain-containing protein: MKDARSGGAPTVLRLVLGKRLQDLRERAGLSFAEAGRALDVTHATVRRMEKAEVGLKIPYVEKLLRVYGVTDQRDIDAFVSLAREANQPGWWHRYRDVLPEWFSAFVALEGEASVIRAYEPHYVPGLLQTEAYARAVLRAGMPHAPQAEVERLAALRAERQSLLTKDDPPLLWVVMDETVLRRPIGGPEVMRAQIDRLIEATEMPRVRLQLMPFSAGPHPAMYGPFHIFRFPLPELPDVVYSESLVGAVYVDQRDDVSAFLEALDRMCAQAAPAHTTRTVLGGIRKEI, encoded by the coding sequence GTGAAGGACGCGCGGTCGGGAGGTGCGCCGACCGTCCTGAGGCTGGTGCTCGGCAAGCGCCTGCAGGATCTACGGGAGAGGGCCGGGCTGTCGTTCGCGGAGGCGGGCCGCGCCCTCGACGTCACCCACGCCACGGTCCGCCGGATGGAGAAGGCCGAAGTCGGGCTGAAAATCCCCTATGTGGAGAAGCTCCTCCGGGTCTACGGCGTTACCGACCAGCGGGACATCGACGCCTTCGTCTCCCTGGCGCGGGAGGCCAACCAGCCGGGCTGGTGGCACCGCTACCGCGATGTCCTCCCCGAGTGGTTCAGCGCCTTCGTCGCCCTGGAGGGAGAGGCGAGCGTCATCCGCGCCTATGAGCCGCACTACGTCCCCGGGCTGCTCCAGACCGAGGCCTACGCGCGCGCCGTCCTCCGCGCCGGGATGCCGCACGCGCCCCAGGCCGAAGTGGAGCGCCTCGCCGCACTCCGCGCCGAGCGCCAGTCCCTGCTGACCAAGGACGACCCGCCGCTGCTGTGGGTTGTCATGGACGAGACGGTCCTGCGCCGCCCGATCGGCGGCCCCGAGGTGATGCGCGCACAGATCGACCGGCTCATCGAGGCGACCGAGATGCCGCGGGTCAGACTCCAGCTCATGCCCTTCTCCGCGGGTCCGCACCCGGCCATGTACGGTCCCTTTCACATCTTCCGGTTTCCGCTCCCGGAACTGCCGGACGTCGTCTACTCCGAGAGCCTCGTCGGCGCCGTCTACGTCGACCAGCGGGACGACGTGTCGGCGTTCCTGGAGGCCCTGGACCGGATGTGCGCGCAAGCCGCGCCCGCACACACCACCCGGACGGTGCTGGGTGGGATTCGCAAGGAGATCTGA
- a CDS encoding DUF397 domain-containing protein, whose translation MDRRKRIYNGMPSTELGTEGWHKPWSGGNGGSCVEAMKLGDGRVALRQSTDPDGPALIYSHHEIATFIRGAKDGEADFLLA comes from the coding sequence ATGGATCGCAGGAAACGTATTTACAACGGGATGCCCTCCACGGAGCTCGGCACGGAGGGCTGGCACAAGCCGTGGAGCGGCGGAAACGGGGGGAGTTGTGTGGAGGCCATGAAGCTGGGTGACGGAAGGGTCGCGCTGCGTCAGTCCACCGACCCGGACGGCCCCGCCCTGATATACAGCCATCACGAAATCGCGACCTTCATCCGTGGCGCGAAGGACGGCGAGGCGGACTTCCTCCTCGCCTGA
- a CDS encoding trypsin-like peptidase domain-containing protein yields the protein MDTEPSHATRVAEIIATRAGGGTRRGSGLLVRPGRVLTAAHVVADAARVCVRFDADRPGERTLDAEVTWRHEGVDAAVLSVDPGAAGGEQPPWLPPFGRIGERDAVLRCSAVGFPLFKLRRDADGSSHRDTAHAVATCAVLSNRREGTLDLSTDPPAEPGPAVSSAGAVPPAGPAVSPWSGMSGAVVLSRGHVIGVVAEHHRTDGPGRLAASRVDRWAEHLAPAELHALEACLDTRLDPAALPDVLPPAASALAESVYRAQLRDIAPPRLDGREEELAELVAFCGGGEPYRWLQAPPWAGKTALAAWFALHPPRGVVPVWFFITARFAGQSDSDAFTEALVHQLAAIAGRAPSAHALPMARDGERRLLLEEAARRVARDGGTLLLVVDGLDEDQSARPGGTGPSIASLLPPRLPPQVRVLVTSRPNPGLPQDVPGGHPLRNPAVVTPLGTAEAARHTEDEARWDLSHALYGEDELGRELVGLFTAARGSLTPRDLHELTGRPYLDLRKWLGSAFGRLLRVRDYADALNSGSSGDRAAPRDDPDATRGHLFAHETLYTAALGQLGGDIERYRERLHRWAARYAERGWPRSTPPYLLRPYSRLVTGLGDAVRAARLAADVRRHDRLRVATGSDAAALAEIDTAIRLLRDTEPDDLANLAPLAAARDLLAGRNRALPPELPPVVAESGDFGRAEGLAHSVYDPFERAMALVGVARVLARRGDRERAVELVREAEDLAVHLPVEGSPPDEDLGPLHRGAAVVLAACGRADEALALVERLKDVDGEPVFGDGPDGPDGTPEVVDVVETVEMSPEAAEALAEVAAALRPYDERTAARLLDEAEAAAQGWTPVFRTPVLAAVARACAGHDEPRRDRLLDRIEAEAEAGTAAEGGVERIQAPAVTLLAVSELGDTRPERAVRLARALARWADSCTLGPEPFAVFHGGTPRTDTVVALALGGLPEEAAAFAARSPAEGSSWAAWRRSEAIAGAWVRRGRPDRALSILEDGAVKGRDADRLRLALVRTLAEEGHPEEAVRCAAGLARPSDAAAALSTVAGHLLGTDRRRATELFDAAAEALYGPAAGVGLEDAALVRLAEALAVVGDYERAGRTAESMGEPALRWWALAETAVRRGATDSDAALRTLEGALETSGAGGGPPEGRARIAVAVALQRLGAVAKARELADTLTEEQRAVHAALLSSLLWDHDRAAAESLAAAVESGCTVARPPDEDDPDHAVRTLPFLLAALGNRSPARARRMAGRLVRAVKAASPTELLFSRQQLEAILPLLPGELRRDAGELLGPPDPRDEPWPEPGDYGPAALLRAAEGDFAGAEELAREIHDAWERGAALTELAAVLVGSAGPVLAIPGDGALFGQAAWITRRWIGAAGLPAEGGARERTARARRLLGEVLAAEGWYHALPLLAELEPDAVRAAADVVFARPGPDDRAHGPGSNNSVPGAAGAGVAASAAGNSGFAGGAAGG from the coding sequence GTGGACACCGAGCCGTCGCACGCCACCCGCGTCGCCGAGATCATCGCGACGCGGGCGGGCGGCGGCACCCGGCGCGGATCGGGCCTCCTGGTCCGGCCCGGCCGGGTGCTCACCGCCGCCCATGTGGTCGCGGACGCGGCGCGGGTGTGCGTACGGTTCGACGCCGACCGGCCGGGCGAACGCACGCTCGACGCCGAGGTCACGTGGCGCCACGAGGGCGTCGACGCCGCGGTGCTGTCGGTGGACCCCGGAGCGGCGGGTGGCGAACAGCCGCCGTGGCTGCCGCCGTTCGGCCGGATCGGCGAGCGGGACGCGGTCCTGCGCTGCAGCGCGGTCGGCTTCCCGCTGTTCAAACTCCGCCGGGACGCGGACGGTTCGTCCCACCGCGACACCGCGCACGCCGTGGCCACCTGCGCCGTGCTGTCCAACCGCCGCGAGGGCACGCTCGACCTGAGCACCGACCCGCCCGCCGAGCCCGGCCCGGCCGTCTCCTCCGCCGGTGCGGTCCCTCCGGCCGGTCCCGCTGTCTCGCCGTGGTCCGGTATGTCGGGCGCCGTGGTGCTCAGCCGCGGCCACGTCATCGGCGTCGTCGCCGAACACCACCGCACCGACGGGCCGGGCCGGCTCGCCGCGAGCCGTGTGGACCGCTGGGCGGAACACCTCGCGCCGGCGGAACTGCACGCCCTCGAGGCGTGCCTGGACACCCGGCTCGACCCCGCCGCACTGCCCGACGTGCTGCCCCCGGCGGCCTCCGCCCTCGCCGAGTCCGTCTACCGGGCGCAGCTCCGGGACATCGCCCCGCCGCGGCTGGACGGCAGGGAGGAGGAGTTGGCGGAGCTCGTCGCGTTCTGCGGCGGCGGGGAGCCGTACCGCTGGCTCCAGGCACCGCCGTGGGCCGGCAAGACGGCGCTCGCCGCCTGGTTCGCCCTGCACCCGCCGCGCGGTGTCGTACCGGTGTGGTTCTTCATCACCGCCCGGTTCGCCGGCCAGTCCGACAGCGATGCCTTCACCGAGGCCCTCGTCCACCAGCTCGCCGCCATCGCCGGCCGCGCCCCGTCGGCGCACGCCCTGCCGATGGCCCGGGACGGCGAGCGGCGGCTGCTCCTGGAGGAGGCCGCGCGGCGGGTGGCCCGGGACGGCGGCACGCTGCTGCTCGTCGTGGACGGTCTGGACGAGGACCAGTCCGCCCGCCCCGGCGGCACCGGCCCGAGCATCGCCTCGCTGCTGCCGCCGCGGCTGCCGCCCCAGGTGCGCGTGCTCGTCACCAGCCGCCCCAACCCGGGCCTGCCGCAGGACGTCCCCGGTGGCCACCCGCTGCGGAACCCGGCCGTCGTCACCCCGCTGGGGACCGCCGAGGCCGCGCGCCACACCGAGGACGAGGCCCGCTGGGACCTGTCCCACGCGCTCTACGGCGAGGACGAACTCGGCCGGGAACTCGTCGGTCTGTTCACCGCCGCCCGCGGCAGCCTCACCCCGCGCGACCTGCACGAGCTGACCGGGCGGCCCTACCTGGACCTGCGGAAGTGGCTGGGCAGCGCCTTCGGCCGGCTGCTGCGGGTGCGGGACTACGCGGACGCCCTCAACTCCGGCAGCAGCGGCGACCGGGCGGCGCCCCGGGACGACCCCGACGCCACCCGCGGCCACCTCTTCGCCCACGAGACGCTCTACACCGCGGCCCTCGGCCAACTGGGCGGCGACATCGAGCGGTACCGGGAACGCCTGCACCGCTGGGCCGCCCGGTACGCGGAGCGCGGCTGGCCCCGTAGCACCCCGCCGTACCTCCTCCGTCCGTACAGCCGTCTGGTCACCGGCCTCGGGGACGCCGTGCGGGCCGCCCGGCTGGCCGCCGACGTCCGCCGGCACGACCGGCTCCGGGTCGCCACCGGCAGCGACGCCGCCGCGCTCGCCGAGATCGACACCGCGATACGTCTGCTGCGCGACACGGAACCGGACGACCTGGCGAACCTGGCGCCCCTGGCGGCGGCGCGGGACCTGCTGGCGGGCCGCAACCGCGCGCTGCCGCCGGAACTGCCGCCCGTGGTGGCCGAGTCGGGGGACTTCGGGCGCGCGGAAGGACTCGCGCACAGCGTGTACGACCCGTTTGAGCGGGCGATGGCCCTGGTGGGCGTCGCCCGGGTCCTCGCGCGCCGCGGGGACCGGGAACGGGCCGTCGAACTGGTGCGTGAGGCCGAGGACTTGGCGGTCCACCTCCCCGTGGAGGGGTCGCCGCCGGACGAGGACCTCGGCCCCCTGCACCGCGGCGCGGCGGTCGTCCTCGCCGCGTGCGGGCGGGCGGACGAGGCGCTGGCCCTGGTGGAACGGCTCAAGGACGTCGACGGGGAGCCCGTCTTCGGCGACGGGCCGGACGGCCCCGATGGGACGCCCGAGGTCGTGGACGTCGTCGAGACCGTGGAGATGTCCCCCGAAGCGGCCGAGGCGCTGGCCGAGGTGGCGGCCGCGCTGCGGCCGTACGACGAGCGGACGGCCGCCCGGCTGCTGGACGAGGCGGAGGCGGCCGCGCAGGGTTGGACACCCGTCTTCCGGACGCCGGTGCTGGCCGCGGTGGCCCGTGCCTGCGCGGGCCACGACGAGCCGCGGAGGGACCGGCTCCTCGACCGGATCGAGGCCGAGGCGGAAGCCGGGACGGCCGCGGAGGGCGGGGTGGAACGGATCCAGGCGCCGGCCGTCACGCTTCTGGCGGTGTCGGAGCTCGGGGACACCCGGCCGGAGCGGGCGGTCCGGCTCGCGCGCGCCCTGGCGCGATGGGCGGACTCATGCACACTCGGCCCCGAGCCGTTTGCCGTGTTCCACGGCGGGACCCCCCGGACCGACACGGTGGTGGCGCTGGCTCTCGGCGGCCTGCCGGAGGAGGCGGCCGCTTTCGCCGCCCGGTCTCCGGCCGAGGGGTCCTCGTGGGCGGCGTGGCGCAGGAGCGAGGCCATCGCCGGAGCCTGGGTGCGCCGGGGGCGCCCCGACCGGGCCCTGAGCATCCTGGAAGACGGAGCCGTGAAGGGCCGGGACGCCGACAGGCTGCGTCTGGCGCTGGTCCGGACCCTCGCGGAGGAGGGCCACCCGGAGGAGGCGGTGCGCTGCGCGGCCGGACTCGCCAGGCCCTCGGACGCCGCCGCGGCGCTGAGCACGGTCGCGGGGCATCTGCTCGGCACGGACCGCCGGCGTGCGACGGAACTGTTCGACGCGGCGGCCGAGGCGCTGTACGGACCGGCGGCCGGTGTCGGCCTGGAGGACGCGGCGCTCGTCCGGCTCGCCGAGGCCCTGGCGGTCGTGGGTGACTACGAGCGAGCCGGGCGCACGGCAGAGTCGATGGGGGAGCCGGCCCTGCGGTGGTGGGCCCTGGCCGAGACGGCGGTGCGCCGGGGCGCCACCGACAGTGATGCGGCCCTCCGGACGCTGGAGGGCGCGCTGGAGACCTCCGGCGCCGGGGGCGGCCCGCCGGAAGGGCGCGCGCGGATCGCCGTCGCGGTGGCGCTGCAGCGGCTCGGAGCCGTCGCGAAGGCGCGGGAACTGGCGGACACGCTCACCGAAGAGCAGCGGGCCGTGCATGCGGCGCTGCTCTCCTCGCTCCTGTGGGACCACGACCGCGCGGCCGCCGAATCCCTGGCAGCGGCCGTGGAGAGCGGTTGCACGGTGGCCCGGCCCCCGGACGAGGACGATCCGGACCACGCCGTCCGCACACTGCCGTTCCTGCTGGCGGCCCTCGGGAACCGTTCCCCGGCCCGCGCCCGGCGCATGGCCGGCCGCCTGGTACGGGCCGTGAAGGCCGCGTCACCGACCGAACTATTGTTCTCTCGCCAGCAGTTGGAGGCGATCCTGCCTCTTCTGCCGGGGGAACTGCGGAGGGATGCCGGCGAACTGCTCGGTCCCCCGGACCCCCGCGACGAGCCCTGGCCGGAACCCGGCGACTACGGCCCCGCCGCTCTGCTGCGCGCGGCCGAGGGCGACTTCGCGGGCGCGGAGGAACTGGCCCGGGAGATCCACGACGCGTGGGAACGCGGCGCGGCACTGACTGAACTCGCGGCCGTGCTGGTGGGATCGGCCGGACCGGTGCTCGCGATTCCGGGTGACGGCGCACTGTTCGGGCAGGCGGCGTGGATCACGCGCCGGTGGATCGGCGCGGCCGGGCTGCCCGCCGAAGGCGGTGCGCGCGAACGCACGGCCCGCGCCCGCCGGCTGCTGGGCGAGGTGCTGGCGGCCGAGGGCTGGTACCACGCGCTGCCGCTGCTGGCCGAGCTGGAACCGGACGCGGTGCGCGCGGCGGCGGACGTGGTGTTCGCCCGCCCCGGCCCGGACGACCGGGCACACGGGCCCGGCAGCAACAACAGTGTCCCCGGGGCGGCTGGTGCCGGTGTCGCGGCCTCGGCGGCGGGGAACAGCGGGTTCGCGGGGGGTGCGGCCGGCGGCTGA
- a CDS encoding MBL fold metallo-hydrolase: MRSLAARLRPAAFGADPAGERLERIRRSPQWADGQFRNPVPTRMMLPGSGRALLRAQFDREARRRRAPAGAIPVHRPAAETRNAPPPSGLRLTWMGHSSVLAEIDGHRVLFDPVWSERCSPFAFAGPRRLHPVPLPLDDLAPVDVVVISHDHYDHLDMAAVRALAATGTRFAVPLGVGADLEHWGVDPARVDELDWHESARVGELTLTATPARHFCGRGLVRGMRTLWASWVVAGPEHRVFHSGDTGYYHGFAETGAAYGPFDATMIQIGAYSEHWPEIHMTPEEGVRTHLDLSGGTPAGALLPIHWGTFNLAPHPWEEPAERTAAAAREAGVRLAAPRPGEPFEPGGDGPLPGEPWWRAVAVPAAAGERTADGDRAAAPGAAGPAAGGATEAAHRPYSSGPARGGQ, encoded by the coding sequence CTGCGGTCCCTCGCCGCCCGGCTGCGGCCCGCGGCCTTCGGCGCGGACCCGGCCGGGGAGCGTCTCGAACGCATCCGCAGATCGCCGCAGTGGGCGGACGGGCAGTTCCGCAACCCGGTGCCCACCCGCATGATGCTGCCGGGCTCCGGCCGGGCGCTGCTGCGCGCCCAGTTCGACCGGGAGGCGCGCAGACGCCGCGCGCCCGCCGGCGCCATACCCGTGCACCGGCCCGCCGCGGAGACCCGGAACGCCCCGCCCCCGTCCGGTCTCCGGCTGACCTGGATGGGGCACTCCAGCGTGCTCGCGGAGATCGACGGTCACCGGGTCCTGTTCGACCCGGTCTGGAGCGAGCGCTGCTCGCCGTTCGCCTTCGCCGGACCGCGCCGTCTGCACCCCGTGCCGCTGCCGCTGGACGACCTGGCGCCGGTCGACGTCGTCGTCATCTCGCACGACCACTACGACCACCTGGACATGGCGGCCGTCCGCGCGCTGGCGGCCACCGGCACCCGGTTCGCCGTACCGCTGGGCGTCGGGGCGGACCTCGAACACTGGGGCGTCGACCCGGCGCGCGTCGACGAACTGGACTGGCACGAGTCGGCCCGGGTCGGGGAGCTGACGCTCACGGCCACGCCCGCGCGGCACTTCTGCGGCCGGGGGCTCGTCCGCGGGATGCGGACCCTGTGGGCCTCCTGGGTCGTGGCCGGCCCGGAGCACCGGGTCTTCCACAGCGGGGACACCGGCTACTACCACGGGTTCGCCGAGACCGGCGCCGCGTACGGCCCGTTCGACGCCACGATGATCCAGATCGGCGCGTACTCCGAGCACTGGCCGGAGATCCACATGACCCCGGAGGAAGGGGTGCGGACCCACCTCGACCTGTCCGGCGGGACACCGGCCGGTGCGCTGCTGCCCATCCACTGGGGCACGTTCAACCTCGCGCCGCACCCGTGGGAGGAGCCCGCCGAACGGACCGCGGCGGCGGCACGGGAGGCGGGGGTACGGCTCGCCGCGCCCCGGCCCGGCGAGCCGTTCGAGCCGGGCGGGGACGGTCCGCTGCCCGGCGAACCGTGGTGGCGCGCGGTGGCCGTGCCGGCCGCGGCGGGGGAGCGGACCGCGGACGGTGACCGCGCGGCGGCGCCCGGTGCTGCCGGGCCGGCTGCCGGCGGCGCGACGGAGGCGGCGCACCGTCCGTACTCCTCGGGGCCTGCGCGGGGCGGCCAGTAG
- a CDS encoding uridine kinase, translating into MELRPAGQADVRHSASTWQQPTPPAASPRRSALVALLARRVAGLSGGRLLVGIDGFTAAGKTGFGHELARHIAAAGRPVLRATLDDFKKPWRDRHLYDRESGEGYYRNAYDYEAVERLLLRRCRRPGETSAVLCSIDPLTQRDHSDRPTPLTPDTVLIVDGVFAFRPEINTYWDFRIWLHVAPEVSVRRGAERDRERSGADAESIHRDRYLAAHRVYLREADPLPGADVVIDNTVFSDPRVVKNPAALPL; encoded by the coding sequence ATGGAATTGCGACCCGCTGGACAGGCGGACGTGCGTCACTCGGCTTCGACATGGCAGCAGCCCACCCCGCCCGCCGCCTCACCCCGGCGGAGCGCCCTCGTCGCGCTGCTCGCCAGGCGCGTGGCGGGGCTGAGCGGCGGACGTCTTCTCGTGGGGATCGACGGCTTCACCGCTGCGGGCAAGACCGGCTTCGGACACGAACTGGCCCGGCACATCGCCGCGGCCGGACGCCCGGTGCTCCGTGCGACGCTCGACGACTTCAAGAAGCCGTGGCGTGACCGGCACCTGTACGACCGGGAGTCCGGCGAGGGCTACTACCGCAACGCGTACGACTACGAGGCGGTCGAGCGCCTGCTGCTGCGCCGCTGCCGCAGGCCCGGCGAGACCTCGGCCGTGCTGTGCTCCATCGACCCGCTCACCCAGCGGGACCACTCCGACCGGCCCACGCCGCTCACCCCGGACACGGTACTGATCGTGGACGGCGTCTTCGCCTTCCGCCCGGAGATCAACACGTACTGGGACTTCCGGATCTGGCTCCACGTGGCCCCGGAGGTCTCCGTCCGCCGGGGCGCCGAGCGCGACCGGGAGCGGTCCGGCGCGGATGCGGAATCGATCCACCGCGACCGGTATCTGGCGGCGCACCGGGTCTACCTCCGGGAGGCCGACCCGCTCCCCGGGGCAGACGTGGTCATCGACAACACGGTCTTCTCCGACCCCCGCGTGGTGAAGAACCCGGCGGCCCTGCCGCTCTGA
- a CDS encoding MmcQ/YjbR family DNA-binding protein: MTTTAEDVRRIALSLPETQEKLAWGMPTFRVRNKIFASLADDDASVGVKCPVEERAELIAAEPEKFFVREGHDEHYAWLRVRLAALDDEAELRAILLDSWRQAAPRALAEAHPDLRDATAGRPPKPSHH, from the coding sequence ATGACCACGACCGCCGAGGACGTCCGCCGTATCGCCCTCTCCCTCCCCGAGACGCAGGAGAAGCTCGCCTGGGGCATGCCGACCTTCCGGGTGCGCAACAAGATCTTCGCGTCACTCGCCGACGACGACGCCTCGGTGGGCGTGAAATGCCCGGTCGAGGAGCGCGCGGAGCTGATCGCCGCGGAACCGGAGAAGTTCTTCGTCCGGGAGGGCCACGACGAGCACTACGCCTGGCTGCGGGTCCGCCTCGCCGCGCTGGACGACGAGGCCGAGCTGCGCGCGATCCTCCTGGACTCCTGGCGCCAGGCCGCTCCGCGCGCCCTCGCCGAGGCGCACCCGGACCTCCGGGACGCGACCGCGGGCCGGCCGCCGAAGCCGTCCCATCACTGA
- a CDS encoding trypco2 family protein, with translation MIELSEMIRELRRELTSAMADGEGRALRFEAGPVEVETAVEVGREAGGSGRVRFWVVEAGAEGRLTRAATQRITVTLQPVRTDEDGRPAGPALIAGDEADGER, from the coding sequence GTGATCGAACTGTCCGAGATGATCCGGGAGTTGCGGCGTGAGCTGACGTCCGCCATGGCGGACGGCGAGGGGCGGGCGCTGCGGTTCGAGGCCGGGCCGGTCGAGGTCGAAACGGCCGTCGAGGTGGGCCGGGAGGCGGGCGGCAGCGGCAGGGTCCGCTTCTGGGTCGTCGAGGCCGGCGCCGAGGGACGCCTCACCCGGGCGGCCACCCAGCGGATCACCGTCACCCTCCAGCCCGTACGGACCGACGAGGACGGCCGTCCCGCCGGGCCCGCCCTGATCGCGGGCGACGAGGCCGACGGCGAACGCTGA